The Brassica napus cultivar Da-Ae chromosome C7, Da-Ae, whole genome shotgun sequence genomic interval CATAATCATCAACTTTAGTGTTCTTAATGAGTGCGAGAGTGGGAAGAACCACAATCTTGAGCTTCTCAGCCAAGAACGGACTCTTCTCAGCTTGGATCTTCACAAAACGCGTCTCAATGTGCTGCTTATCCAtcacctgcaaaaaaaaaaaaaagtttatttttatatattaactaaGTAACTGTcctaacataaaaaaaaatccaatacaAAGCCACGTAAAAAACAGTGCGTAGATGCAAGATAGTACCTCTTGAATCGGATTATCCATTGTGAAGATCTGAGATAGACGTATCCtcgtttttttttgaatttgaaaagagAGATTCAGTTTTAGGAGGAGACGGAGGAGATGAACAAAAACAGCGTTTTCTGAGGGTTCTTCAACACGACACCGTTTGAAGAAGACCGGTATGCAGAAATCATTTAAATCCGCTGATAACCGGTATCATTAAATTCGGTTCGATTAAccgattaaaatataaaaaacaggAAGAAGAGATAACGCAAAAGCCTCTCGTTTTCCAACTCCACCACACAGACAGAGAGACAGACACAACACCCAAGACGACGACAATGGCTCTTTCTTCTGCTACCTTCTCTACCTCTCTCCGCGTCGATACGGCGCCGTTCCGAAGCTCGCCGTCTCTCCGTATTTCTCCTCATCCGGCTAACCTGCGCATGGTGCGAGCCGTAACCTCCGCGACGGCGGCGGCGTCCTCCGAGCCCTCTTCAACCACCAAGACGAGGGAGCCACGTGGCATCATGAAGCCTCGCCCGGTGACCCCCGAGATGCAGGACGTTGTAGGCGAATCGGTGATACCTCGCACACAGGCCCTCAAGCGTATTTGGGCTTACATCAAGGAACACGACCTTCAAGTAaatactctctctctttctaattGCTTATTGATTTCAAAAGAGACAGCTTTTAATAATTTGGatgaggtttgaaacctttttgGAGCTTAGTAAAAAACCTTCTAACAGCTTACGTTGACTAGGCTCTGTTGTGATGATACAGTTGAGTAGTGACGATACAGTTCACTAGTGACCTCAATTGTTTATTGGGGATAAGAtatgtattattaattaaatccCTTTTTGATTCCTTAGTTAGTTGTCATGTTTGGTTTTGAATCACCTTACTTGACCTGTCTAATGATTATTTTGAGTTCTGTCTAGTTGAAACAAATGTAGATTTTTTCACGTTTTGCTCATGCTCATGTTCGTTGTTTTGGGTTTTAGTAGTGATAACTTTTCAAAATAATGACAACAAGTCTATTCATATTCTATCTTACTTTGTGTTATAACCTTTGGTGGTGACTTAAAAGTGAGTAAATGTTGTTCTTTCTACAGGATCCACAAAACAAGAAGGTTATAATCTGCGACGAGAAGCTGAAGAAGATATTTGATGGCAAAGACCGTGTCGGCTTCTTGGAGATTGCAAAGCTCATTGGTCCTCACTTTCTCtgaatgaaatgaaatgaaatttggctggaaaaaaaaagacaatcaaTCATTTGCGTATCTTTTGGTGAGCTATCAAGGCAGATTACATATTAGTAAAATGTTAGGGGTTTAAGAAGTTTTATTCAACCAAGTTTAGTAGTTAAACCTTTGGAGGATATCTATAGTCGGTTATGTGTCTCCTTGCTTCCCATTTGCGGTTACAAATAtgcttcatctttttttttaggACATGAACAACTCTTTTATGAATCTGTCAGTTGTGTTCTTTACATCGTTTTTCTCGTGTGTTTCTTTAGAAAGTGTATTTTATTGCGGTTGTTTTTGCGGTATAAAAATACATTGAGGCATGGTCATTCTTGTTAACAAGCGTAGAGTTTAAAACTTCGAAAGACACAAGTTCATGAAGTACTGTCCAACAAAGTATGGTAATATCTAATATTCATATTAATTCTAAAAACGTGAGATCATTTCGCAAGGAAAATAAAATTGCTTCGTCTCCAAATCTTGTAATCGTCGTCTCTTCCCTGCCAGCAACCGGTCCTCTCAATCAACCTCAGCTCACTGTCCTGTGCTGCCATCTCCCAGTTTCGGTATCTAAACAAACTACATACATGACGAAACTGTGACAGATAGGGGATAATTGTGATAGATAGGGGAGCTTACAAGTGGCTCACCAAGACTAGAGGAGCTCAATGACTTGCTTTGCCAGCTCCACAAGAAAGGGATTGCACGAgtccttagagcatctccaacaatgctttagagcatctccaacaatatcaccaaatttggtgtggaaattacactaaatttggtgttttggtaTCAAAAATTTTTGGTCATCTTTAACAATTACACTAAATTTTACACCAAAAataatatactattatttgatattttaaattttttaaattttattgtttgtgattgataaataattattttatcacatttagattattatttagattattattatttttaagtgataaataataatggttatttaataatttattttgaaaataaaaataaaaataaaaataaaagatttaatattttaattatgtgaaaataaatttaaaatataaatgatacaatatatttatgtttaattacaaatttgatagtaattgaactatattattaaataaaacataataaaatatgtatttaaagATTTGATGTGATGAATAgtgttacaccaaatttggtgggaTGCTGGtaaatttggtgttttgttgAAGATaaaattacatcaaatttggtgttttggtgtCTTGTTGGAGATTGACTTTAGTTTCTGTTAGGTTGTTGactagactttttttttttttcaaaccttCATTTCATTCCTTAAGCTTAACGTACAATAGAGTTTTCACTCTCAAAGAGAGTGTTAGTGAAAAGAAACAGAGCATTTTTTGCCAGCCTATCGGCCGACTCATTACAGACTCTAGAAATAAACACAAAAGAGATAGAGGTGAAGGATGCACTCAACACGCCGATGTCATGGAGTATCCCTCTAAGAGCTACCACAGATTTGTGACCTGTGATCAAATCGATAAGGCATTTTGAGTCTGAGAAACAAACCACTTCCTTGATGCCAGTAGAGACTTGTGGGTCTCTTTACATTACAACAATTACATGACTCCGTGCTATTAATGACACTCAGCTTACAGCGCTCAAGATCCAATGTTAAACCAGAAACTGGGATACATGatttaattaaaccaaaaatgAATGAAGGTGGTTTGTGCTAGTTGATGTACAACTTTGTCGTCAGTTCTCACTATAGTTTTTCATTGATCCTGTGTACAGAACAAAACACTAGTAGGTTTCCTTTTCTACTCActgttttatatttgtattccaaatttattttcacaatTCTGTGCTAGTGGGAATAAATATGAATAAAGGTGTATATCGCACAAGAAAAAGTGGCCATAGTGCGATGTTGTCTTTTCATTACATTTATCAGATATATCTAATTCAATATCAACTGAAATGTATGAAATTAATTCCATGCTAGTCCTCTTTTTCAGGGTCATTCTTAATGTTTTTGCCATTAAAATGTGTGTAGTGGTAGAAAAAGAAATGTACATTATGGAATTTTTCTGATTATTAGATTGTGTGGTAGAAGATCTAGTTTACACGGAATCACGGATTCATCCATTAGAAAATTTCATGTAACGCAACTCGGtgactaaaatttaaaatagatcaAAGCTAAAAGCAAGTTAGCAATATTTCAATAAACATCATAACGAATAACGAAGGTTATATAAAAGAGAAATAAGAACGCTCAACGCACCTTTTCTTCACTGAAATTGTTTTGGAGAAAAAGAAACTGGCATTTACCAGTTAAATCAATACGAAGTTATGATCAACCAATACAAATAAcgaacaaaaaatcaaatttgctttgagaaaaaaattactgacaaaaaaatatttttacagaaCCAAAGAAAGAATTAATCACGTAACTTGTGGAAGCAAGGCAGCGCGTACAAAAGCACGTAACGTAGCGTATCGGTGTGTTCTTTTGGTTTCCTTCCTTCTCCCCCTCCTAACAAGACCATCCGAATTTTCTGGTATTACTAATTACCAATTTACCATTATGTTATCTTTGacgtaattgttttttttttaatcaccgACATGAGGATGTTGGAAGTGTacttaaaagtaataaataaaatttgtctTTTCTAAAGTTACTAAGAAGGTATAACTTTCACATtacattttttaagaaaaaaaatatagttttaggTTTTTCACACttataaagaaaacatattagattttggtTACGAATGTATTATTTTTCCATTATCAACTATTTTTCAcaaatttaaccaataaaatttttataaacactataatgttttttgaagtttacagtttacaattaatttatgcattgaaaatataaaacatatattttttcgaaacaatttttttttaaatatagatcTTTTTGAAATAGAGAGAGTATAACTTAGCTTTTACTGCcaaaaatggtaaaagaaagTTTACTAGATgaactcattttataaaataaaatatagtaaaagtGTTATAATGGTATTTTGGTAAAATGTCCGAGAGAGATAGCTGTCTGATGACTTGTTCACCAAGCTGGTATCGTCAAGTATAAAAAGGGAAGCTGGTGAGGAAAcaaatttgttgtttttaagACGCTTTGGGCGGAAAGAGATAGAAAAAAGAGAGCTCCAA includes:
- the LOC106393928 gene encoding thioredoxin domain-containing protein 9 homolog, with the protein product MDNPIQEVMDKQHIETRFVKIQAEKSPFLAEKLKIVVLPTLALIKNTKVDDYVVGFNELGGRDDFSTEDLEERLARAQVIHYEGESSSHKVKSMYWELVVKY
- the LOC111214104 gene encoding upstream activation factor subunit UAF30-like, whose protein sequence is MALSSATFSTSLRVDTAPFRSSPSLRISPHPANLRMVRAVTSATAAASSEPSSTTKTREPRGIMKPRPVTPEMQDVVGESVIPRTQALKRIWAYIKEHDLQDPQNKKVIICDEKLKKIFDGKDRVGFLEIAKLIGPHFL